From Trichomycterus rosablanca isolate fTriRos1 chromosome 27, fTriRos1.hap1, whole genome shotgun sequence, a single genomic window includes:
- the wdr83os gene encoding protein Asterix yields MSSNNMADPRRPNKIFRYKPPNSETNPTLEDPTPDYMNLLGMIFSMCGLMLKLKWCAWIAVYCSFISFANSRSSEDTKQMMSSFMLSISAVVMSYLQNPQPMSPPW; encoded by the exons atgagCTCTAACAATATGGCGGATCCACGAAGACCTAACAAGATTTTCCG cTACAAACCGCCGAACAGCGAGACAAACCCCACACTGGAGGATCCGACTCCAGATTACATGAACCTGCTCGGCATGATTTTTAGCATGTGTGGGCTTATGCTTAAG CTGAAATGGTGTGCATGGATTGCAGTTTACTGCTCTTTCATCAGTTTTGCCAACTCACGAAGCTCAGAGGACACTAAACAGATGATGAGCAGCTTTAT GCTCTCTATATCCGCAGTCGTAATGTCATACCTGCAGAACCCTCAGCCCATGTCTCCACCATGGTGA
- the ttbk1a gene encoding tau-tubulin kinase 1, with protein sequence MNMINGSFKLGAVRVLPGLQCLVPALRENDNMNGTTELQDILPPNCMVKERWKVLKKIGGGGFGEIYEALDQVTRENVALKVESAQQPKQVLKMEVAVLKKLQGKNHVCKFIGCGRNDKFNYVVMQLQGRNLADMRRSQPKGTFTMSTTLRLGKQILEAIEAIHSVGFLHRDIKPSNFAMGRLPSTYRKCYMLDFGLARQYTNTNGEVRPPRTVAGFRGTVRYASVNAHKNKEMGRHDDLWSLFYMLVEFAVGQLPWRKIKDKEQVGQVKERYDHRMLLKHMPSEFNVFLEHILSLDYYTKPDYQLLMSVFDNSMKGRFITENELYDWEMTILQSAQHKRQTAAIVGAINMTPIPGDLHRENTDDVLQAEHLSDQENAPPNPAPTPAENGAAPADGDEWDNTDFNRNKLRISLGKEEEGNRVCPVSPQRGGGGAESPSAQMRSLRSRMDALGSPSRHLYSSQPAQMLSIDGCRGDRCRNDGSEAHSNAFIRSVPLAEEEDFDSKEWVIIDKETELRDFHHRPPGAEPTTSGTTDDEPEELRPLEDTATRPKLNARSAIDAEMARRSGRGQGTSMDSPSLCRARPSDSSSPHRQVDEDRPLSPRPNQLRRLASYMFSSSTLETEEYPHSSLIQRSRSAESSPAHANQRLRSHSGMPRPHSAVLRTQRHSGLNFPRAHIQHIIAKLMNKNTVLSHHVVLHALGPEIQREVSVDSETLLSPTDYRTKAPFSEKEIFHILPKLQAKRADFLTVMLTGSLHQRRGFMATPPDTQDEGPRDDDVTKTDSDSMDQSQDGPPSTLLADDPLKEPRDPGSVAEDISKTLLFSPGDVRKSPHSGDMADGAGTEVPSSEKAAVDHQFCLLEKNQPEEGPTKLQCGTDHGIINSLQQDWNPLSSTVSAASFPLTTGKKNQLKQNFQDNADDFGISCLVKQKTASSVFTYMNKVETNQTEVSSSVSQNESNDGTKRLDKQECNHRASASSASSLFIKVDTNQPEQRPSNSKCYQDDFGTFKTVKQMCNPPVTLPIPTDSVASPPFTKVEQTFIHVAETTHLNIMCSKGLPVQEGNLKVSGDNQFKGEPKNSRHKTIIPLGTGGFQSEMQSQKRTKTDHTVPPVSHKEGLSEKPKEEIRHVKAGDDTRAKTIKPFFRPRSRSRIPILVPEDNGSTDPTVSTREQMHKRSKHYDLSRVVLERQRPSHLTRLNSRTSSSMSSGDEPWKASETLSTTASEEDIHQSDELSSKVKKDTQAQGCDGWRSRIPRPATPKRRPSARLMGAATSTLTLPRKSTTIAESRIQTENNGLKTQSSGTGVRSKSALTRSGSPRMPLRCIFTTSRSLSSTHRTSSPSPQRAIIRTSTSSQMHTVMHRGKQTKAASSNKHTVNLKRKQSTTAPR encoded by the exons GTAAAAACCACGTGTGTAAGTTTATCGGGTGTGGAAGGAACGATAAGTTCAACTACGTCGTCATGCAGCTTCAG GGCCGGAACCTGGCTGATATGAGGCGTAGTCAGCCCAAAGGAACCTTCACCATGAGCACAACGCTGCGTCTAGGGAAGCAAATCCTGGAGGCCATCGAAGCCATCCACTCTGTCGGCTTTCTGCACAGAGACATCAAACCG TCTAATTTTGCCATGGGGAGACTCCCGTCCACATACAGGAAGTGCTACATGCTGGACTTTGGGCTTGCAAGGCAGTATACTAACACTAATGGAGAAGTGCGACCA CCCAGAACTGTAGCCGGTTTTCGTGGCACCGTCCGCTACGCATCGGTGAACGCTCACAAAAACAAA GAAATGGGTCGCCATGATGATCTGTGGTCTCTCTTCTACATGTTGGTTGAGTTTGCTGTTGGTCAGCTGCCTTGGAGGAAGATCAAAGACAAG gaGCAGGTGGGTCAGGTGAAGGAGCGTtatgatcacaggatgctgctgaaGCACATGCCTTCTGAATTTAACGTCTTCCTCGAGCACATCTTGAGCCTGGATTACTACACTAAACCTGATTATCAG ctgcTGATGTCAGTGTTTGACAACAGCATGAAGGGCCGCTTCATCACTGAGAATGAGCTCTATGACTGGGAGATGACAATCTTACAAAGTGCACAACACAAACGACAAACTGCTGCCATAGTGGG GGCCATAAACATGACCCCGATCCCTGGTGACCTGCATAGGGAGAACACGGACGATGTTCTCCAGGCTGAGCATCTGAGCGACCAGGAAAACGCTCCACCCAATCCCGCACCCACCCCAGCAGAAAATGGCGCAGCACCTGCTGATGGAGACGAGTGGGACAACACCGACTTCAACCGCAACAAACTCCGAATCAGCCTGGGAAAG GAGGAGGAGGGGAATCGGGTATGTCCTGTGTCTCCACAGAGAGGTGGTGGAGGGGCAGAGTCTCCCAGTGCACAGATGCGTTCACTCAG gtCGCGAATGGATGCTCTCGGCTCTCCTTCCCGCCATCTTTACTCATCCCAGCCCGCCCAGATGCTGTCAATTGACGGCTGCCGTGGCGACCGCTGTCGCAACGATGGGTCGGAGGCCCATAGCAACGCCTTCATCCGCTCCGTGCCTCTGGCTGAGGAGGAGGACTTTGACAGCAAGGAGTGGGTCATTATCGATAAAGAGACGGAGCTTAGGGACTTCCACCATCGTCCACCAGGGGCAGAGCCGACCACGTCCGGCACCACTGACGACGAGCCTGAGGAGCTCCGCCCCCTGGAGGACACGGCCACTCGGCCCAAGTTGAACGCTAGGAGCGCGATCGATGCAGAGATGGCACGGCGAAGTGGGCGGGGTCAAGGGACATCGATGGACAGTCCATCGTTGTGTCGAGCCAGACCATCAGATTCATCGTCACCTCACAGACAG GTGGATGAGGACAGACCTCTGTCCCCTCGTCCCAATCAGCTGCGCCGCCTTGCCTCCTACATGTTCTCGTCCTCCACCCTGGAGACGGAGGAGTATCCTCACTCATCTTTAATCCAGAGGAGCCGCTCTGCCGAGAGCAGCCCGGCTCACGCCAACCAGAGACTCCGCTCCCATAGCGGGATGCCCCGCCCGCACTCAGCAGTGCTTCGCACGCAGCGACACTCTGGCCTCAACTTCCCCCGTGCCCACATCCAGCACATTATTGCCAAACTGATGAACAAAAACA CAGTCCTCAGTcatcatgtggttttgcatgctCTTGGTCCTGAAATACAGAGAGAG GTCTCAGTCGACAGCGAAACTCTCCTCTCCCCAACAGACTATCGGACCAAAGCTCCATTTTCTGAGAAAGAAATATTCCACATCCTTCCAAAACTTCAGGCCAAGAGGGCTGATTTTCTCACCGTCATGCTTACCGGAAGCCTTCATCAGCGTCGCGGCTTCATGGCTACGCCTCCCGACACCCAGGATGAAGGACCCAGAGATGATGACGTGACCAAGACCGATTCTGACAGCATGGACCAAAGCCAAGACGGACCTCCTTCAACCCTGTTGGCTGACGACCCACTAAAGGAACCCAGAGATCCTGGCTCAGTGGCTGAGGACATATCCAAAACTCTTCTGTTTTCGCCCGGAGATGTGAGGAAGTCTCCACATTCTGGAGACATGGCAGATGGAGCTGGGACAGAAGTTCCTTCGAGCGAAAAAGCTGCTGTGGACCATCAGTTTTGTCTTTTGGAAAAGAACCAACCTGAGGAAGGACCTACAAAGCTTCAGTGCGGTACAGATCATGGAATCATAAATTCACTCCAGCAGGACTGGAACCCATTAAGCTCAACTGTCTCTGCAGCATCTTTTCCTCTGACCACAGGGAAGAAGAATCAGTTGAAACAAAACTTTCAGGACAATGCAGATGACTTTGGGATCTCCTGCTTAGTCAAACAGAAAACTGCTTCTTCTGTATTCACTTATATGAATAAAGTGGAGACAAACCAAACAGAAGTATCTTCGTCAGTGAGTCAGAATGAGTCAAATGATGGAACCAAAAGGTTGGACAAACAAGAGTGCAACCACAGAGCATCTGCTTCTTCTGCATCTTCTCTATTTATTAAGGTGGACACAAATCAACCAGAACAAAGACCTTCAAACAGCAAATGCTATCAAGATGATTTTGGGACCTTCAAGACAGTGAAACAAATGTGTAACCCACCAGTTACTTTACCGATCCCAACTGATTCTGTTGCATCTCCTCCTTTTACAAAAGTGGAGCAAACCTTTATCCACGTAGCTGAGACCACACATCTCAACATCATGTGTTCCAAAGGTCTGCCTGTCCAAGAGGGTAACCTTAAAGTATCTGGAGACAATCAATTTAAGGGTGAACCCAAGAACAGCAGACACAAAACCATCATACCTTTGGGAACTGGAGGTTTTCAGTCTGAAATGCAGAGTCAGAAGCGTACCAAAACTGACCACACTGTCCCTCCTGTGTCACACAAGGAAGGTTTATCAGAAAAGCCCAAAGAAGAGATAAGACACGTTAAGGCAGGAGATGATACTAGAGCAAAAACCATAAAGCCTTTTTTCCGCCCAAGGAGCAGGAGTCGGATTCCCATCCTGGTGCCAGAAGACAATGGCAGCACTGACCCAACCGTCTCGACCCGGGAACAAATGCACAAAAGGTCTAAGCACTATGACTTATCCCGAGTGGTGCTGGAGAGACAGAGACCGTCACACCTGACCAGGCTAAACTCGAGGACGTCTTCATCCATGTCTTCTGGAGACGAGCCCTGGAAAGCCTCAGAGACTCTGTCAACCACTGCCTCAGAGGAGGACATTCACCAGTCAGATGAGTTGTCtagtaaagtaaaaaaagacACGCAGGCGCAAGGGTGTGACGGATGGCGCAGCAGGATCCCTCGACCAGCCACGCCCAAACGAAGACCTTCAGCCAGGCTGATGGGTGCTGCTACGTCTACTTTAACCTTACCGAGAAAAAGCACAACAATTGCAGAGAGCAGAATACAGACTGAAAACAATGG ACTGAAAACACAGTCATCTGGAACGGGCGTGAGGTCTAAATCTGCTCTCACTCGTTCCGGGAGTCCTCGAATGCCGCTACGCTGCATCTTCACCACGTCTCGCAGCTTAAGCTCCACCCACAGGACCTCTAGCCCCTCCCCTCAGCGGGCGATCATCAGAACTAGCACAAGCTCGCAGATGCACACTGTGATGCACCGTGGGAAACAAACCAAAGCTGCGTCATCTAATAAACACACGGTTAATCTGAAGAGGAAACAAAGCACAACTGCACCtagataa